A genome region from Defluviimonas aquaemixtae includes the following:
- a CDS encoding 3-hydroxybutyrate dehydrogenase, which yields MLSGKTAIITGSNSGIGLGVARELARAGADVVLNSFTDRNEDHELAKGMSKEFGVSARYIKADMSKGDECRALVERAGGCDILVNNAGIQHVAAIEEFPVERWDAIIAINMTSAFHTTAVALPGMREKGWGRIINVASAHGLTASPYKSAYVTAKHGVVGLTKTVALEAAGKGITVNAICPGYVLTPLVEAQIPDQMKAHNMDRETVIREVMLERQPSRQFATVEELGGTAVFLCSDAAAQITGTTISVDGGWTAL from the coding sequence ATGCTTTCCGGTAAGACAGCGATCATCACTGGATCGAATTCCGGCATCGGGCTCGGCGTTGCGCGCGAGCTCGCGCGGGCCGGAGCCGACGTGGTCCTGAATTCGTTCACGGACCGAAACGAGGACCACGAACTTGCCAAAGGCATGTCCAAGGAATTTGGCGTGAGCGCGCGCTACATCAAGGCCGACATGTCGAAGGGAGACGAATGCAGGGCGCTGGTCGAACGGGCGGGCGGCTGCGACATCCTCGTGAACAATGCGGGCATCCAGCATGTCGCGGCGATCGAAGAGTTTCCGGTCGAGAGGTGGGACGCTATCATCGCGATCAACATGACCTCGGCGTTTCACACGACCGCAGTCGCGCTGCCGGGTATGCGCGAGAAAGGCTGGGGGCGGATCATCAATGTCGCCTCGGCGCACGGGCTTACCGCATCGCCGTACAAGTCGGCCTATGTTACGGCCAAGCATGGGGTGGTGGGCCTCACCAAGACCGTTGCGCTCGAAGCGGCTGGGAAGGGGATCACGGTCAATGCGATCTGCCCGGGCTATGTCCTGACGCCGCTGGTCGAGGCGCAGATCCCCGATCAGATGAAGGCCCATAACATGGACCGGGAGACGGTGATCCGGGAAGTGATGCTGGAGCGCCAGCCCTCGCGCCAGTTCGCGACAGTTGAGGAGCTTGGTGGCACGGCCGTTTTCCTTTGCTCGGACGCGGCGGCGCAGATCACGGGGACGACGATTTCCGTGGACGGCGGCTGGACGGCACTATGA
- a CDS encoding extracellular solute-binding protein: MGPEIFARIRTAIAAFCLGTLAQNAAAEPQHGIAMYGRPALPPDFVSLSYVNPEAPKGGRIVFGEPGGFDSLNPYILKGTAPWGLGLHTVETLMGRTIDEPFTLYGLLAESVETDASRSWVEFTLRPQARFSDGSPVSIEDVMWSYETLGTQGHPRYRNTWSKVAKMEQTGERSVRFTFATEDRELALLMGMRPILKKAQWEGKDFAQSSLDVPVGSGPYVVESFEPGRFITFRRNPDYWGRDLSFNRGQHNFDEIRYDYFGDGDVVFQAFTAGETMSHRETNAAKWLAQYNFAAIRSGEVVKSEIPNQRPSGITGLVMNTRNPVFADWRVREAMILAFNFEFINQTLNGGTEPRITSYFSNSVLAMDHGPAEGRVAELLAPFAADLPPGTVEGYGLPEGNADRAIDRGNLRKAIALLEEAGWTVQDGVMKNADGKPLSFEIVLASGATGTHSVVDIYVEALKNLGVEPQITMVDSAQYKERTNAYEFDMAWYTRALSLSPGNEQILYWGAKGVTEPGTRNWMGMNSPAAEAMVADMVGAESQEEFIAATRALDRILTAGRYVIPVWFSRVSRIAHSNHLHYPERIPLYGDWPGFQPEVWWFED, translated from the coding sequence ATGGGACCGGAAATTTTCGCTCGGATCAGGACGGCCATAGCCGCGTTTTGCCTTGGCACGTTGGCCCAGAATGCGGCCGCCGAGCCGCAGCACGGCATAGCTATGTATGGCCGCCCCGCGCTCCCACCCGATTTTGTGTCTCTTTCCTACGTCAATCCCGAGGCGCCCAAGGGCGGCCGAATCGTGTTCGGTGAGCCGGGCGGCTTCGATTCGCTCAATCCCTACATCCTGAAGGGCACCGCGCCATGGGGTCTCGGGCTCCACACGGTCGAGACGCTGATGGGACGAACGATCGACGAACCCTTCACGCTCTACGGCCTTCTGGCCGAATCGGTCGAGACCGACGCGTCCCGGAGTTGGGTCGAATTCACCCTCCGCCCCCAAGCGCGGTTCTCCGACGGATCGCCAGTCTCGATCGAGGACGTGATGTGGAGCTACGAGACCCTCGGCACCCAGGGCCACCCGCGCTATCGCAACACCTGGTCGAAGGTCGCCAAGATGGAGCAGACGGGCGAACGCTCGGTCAGGTTCACCTTCGCCACCGAGGACCGGGAACTCGCGCTTCTGATGGGCATGCGGCCGATCCTCAAGAAAGCGCAGTGGGAGGGCAAGGACTTTGCCCAAAGCTCGCTCGACGTGCCAGTGGGCTCCGGCCCTTACGTCGTCGAGAGCTTCGAACCCGGCCGCTTCATCACCTTCCGCCGCAATCCCGACTACTGGGGCCGCGACCTGTCATTCAACCGCGGACAGCATAATTTCGACGAGATCCGCTACGACTACTTCGGCGACGGCGACGTGGTCTTCCAGGCCTTCACCGCTGGCGAGACGATGAGCCACCGCGAAACGAACGCGGCGAAGTGGCTGGCTCAGTATAACTTCGCCGCGATCCGGTCGGGCGAGGTCGTTAAATCCGAGATTCCGAACCAGAGGCCCTCGGGCATCACCGGGCTCGTGATGAACACCCGCAACCCGGTTTTCGCTGACTGGAGGGTGCGCGAGGCGATGATCCTCGCCTTCAATTTCGAGTTCATCAACCAGACCCTGAACGGCGGGACCGAGCCGCGCATCACCTCCTATTTCTCGAACTCCGTCCTCGCGATGGATCACGGCCCCGCCGAGGGGCGCGTCGCCGAACTCCTCGCCCCCTTCGCCGCCGATCTGCCGCCCGGCACGGTCGAAGGCTACGGGCTGCCCGAGGGCAACGCCGATCGCGCGATCGACCGGGGAAATCTGAGAAAAGCGATCGCGCTTCTGGAGGAGGCCGGCTGGACCGTGCAGGACGGTGTGATGAAGAACGCCGACGGCAAGCCGCTCAGCTTCGAAATCGTGCTGGCTTCGGGTGCGACGGGCACGCATTCGGTTGTCGACATCTATGTCGAGGCGCTGAAGAACCTCGGCGTCGAGCCCCAGATCACCATGGTCGACAGCGCCCAGTACAAGGAGCGCACGAACGCCTACGAATTCGACATGGCGTGGTATACGCGCGCGCTGTCCTTGAGCCCCGGCAACGAGCAGATTCTCTACTGGGGGGCCAAAGGCGTGACCGAGCCCGGTACCCGGAACTGGATGGGCATGAACTCGCCCGCCGCCGAGGCTATGGTCGCCGACATGGTGGGCGCCGAAAGTCAGGAGGAGTTCATCGCAGCGACTCGCGCGCTCGACCGGATTCTGACGGCGGGGCGCTACGTGATCCCCGTGTGGTTTAGTCGGGTCTCGCGCATTGCCCATTCGAACCATCTTCACTACCCCGAGCGCATTCCGCTATATGGGGACTGGCCGGGCTTTCAGCCGGAAGTCTGGTGGTTTGAGGACTGA
- a CDS encoding entericidin EcnA/B family protein, whose protein sequence is MKKLMLIALLVGLAGCNTVAGIGDDVSGGARTVQSWF, encoded by the coding sequence ATGAAGAAACTGATGCTGATCGCTTTGCTGGTTGGACTTGCGGGCTGCAATACGGTCGCGGGCATCGGAGACGATGTCTCCGGCGGCGCGCGCACGGTGCAAAGCTGGTTCTGA